The following proteins come from a genomic window of Acinetobacter sp. SAAs474:
- a CDS encoding 4'-phosphopantetheinyl transferase family protein → MQKQPLITLHIYSLAQLLTQLKADFSNLRRFNDYKKDRIYQCRDQHLTEQLDVKISSQDIAYTAYGKPYLAQYPDLAFNHSHSQQHYALAISETLQDIGVDIEDLSRQVRFDALAKHAFHPNELAHWYDRDQDKNYWFKVWTTKEAVLKASGLGIRINLNGLDTQCFAFTDQGQCYHPQIGYFAFQHVYLAHALLTLAWRITTFDPMLQYPDIAVIQH, encoded by the coding sequence ATGCAAAAACAGCCATTAATTACCCTTCATATTTATTCATTAGCGCAATTATTAACTCAGCTGAAAGCAGATTTTAGCAATCTTAGACGATTTAATGATTATAAAAAAGACCGAATTTATCAATGTCGTGATCAACATTTAACTGAGCAACTTGATGTTAAAATTTCAAGTCAAGATATTGCATATACAGCATATGGCAAGCCATATTTAGCTCAATATCCAGATTTGGCATTTAATCATTCTCATAGCCAGCAGCATTATGCATTGGCTATCAGTGAAACATTGCAAGATATTGGTGTTGATATTGAGGACTTATCACGCCAAGTACGTTTTGATGCCTTGGCAAAACATGCTTTTCATCCCAATGAATTGGCACACTGGTATGACAGAGATCAGGACAAAAATTATTGGTTTAAGGTTTGGACCACTAAGGAGGCAGTATTAAAAGCATCCGGGTTGGGAATTAGGATCAATTTAAATGGTTTAGATACCCAATGCTTTGCTTTTACAGATCAGGGTCAGTGCTATCATCCTCAAATCGGTTATTTTGCCTTTCAGCATGTATATTTAGCACATGCATTGCTTACGCTTGCATGGCGAATTACTACATTTGATCCGATGTTACAGTATCCAGATATTGCGGTAATTCAGCATTAA
- the secF gene encoding protein translocase subunit SecF, which translates to MTENTQLDSKKYGRPEQERVIPFMKIALPAALLSIFLTVASIFFIATKGLNLGLDFTGGISAEVNYTHPVQAADVSKALSNAGFTDPVVQTLGSNRDLMVRMPVQKGMEVDNLNQIINTAVQLPNNPAAVNKVDMVGGQVGNELYLRSAGAVGLALLLMLVYVTIRFEFKLAMGAVLSLFHDIIVTLGVFAMMQWPFDLTVLAALLAIIGFSLNDNIVVSDRIRENFRKIRGATPLEIVNIALTETLRRTIHTSMTLLLVVMAMMFLGGDGLHWFSVAMFIGVFVGTYSSIYIGTAFALWRGLNRQDFIVQVKPEFDEDEIP; encoded by the coding sequence ATGACTGAAAATACTCAACTCGATTCAAAAAAATACGGCCGTCCTGAGCAAGAGCGTGTCATTCCATTTATGAAGATTGCATTGCCTGCAGCTTTGCTTTCGATCTTCTTAACTGTGGCTAGCATTTTCTTTATTGCAACCAAAGGCCTAAATTTGGGTCTCGACTTTACTGGCGGGATTTCTGCAGAAGTCAATTACACCCATCCTGTACAGGCTGCAGATGTTAGTAAAGCCCTCTCCAATGCTGGCTTTACAGATCCTGTAGTGCAAACCTTAGGATCTAATCGCGATCTCATGGTACGTATGCCGGTACAAAAAGGCATGGAAGTGGATAACCTCAATCAAATCATTAATACGGCGGTACAGCTACCCAATAATCCAGCGGCAGTCAATAAAGTGGATATGGTAGGTGGACAAGTCGGTAATGAGCTTTACTTACGTTCAGCCGGTGCTGTGGGGTTAGCACTGTTATTGATGCTGGTATATGTCACCATTCGCTTTGAATTCAAACTGGCAATGGGTGCAGTACTGTCTTTATTCCACGATATTATTGTGACACTAGGCGTATTTGCCATGATGCAATGGCCTTTTGATTTAACCGTACTTGCCGCACTATTGGCTATTATTGGTTTTTCATTAAATGATAATATTGTTGTCTCTGACCGTATTCGTGAGAATTTTCGTAAAATTCGTGGGGCAACACCATTAGAAATTGTCAACATTGCCTTGACCGAAACCTTACGTCGTACCATTCATACCTCAATGACACTGTTACTGGTGGTGATGGCAATGATGTTCTTAGGGGGAGACGGTTTACACTGGTTCTCAGTTGCGATGTTTATTGGTGTATTTGTAGGAACATATTCATCGATCTATATTGGTACAGCATTTGCCTTATGGCGTGGCTTAAATCGTCAAGACTTTATTGTGCAAGTTAAACCTGAATTTGATGAAGATGAAATTCCTTAA
- the secD gene encoding protein translocase subunit SecD, which produces MRYPAWKYLLIIVVLVISTLYALPSLYPDEPAVQISGAKAGTQIDQSILQKAEQILKSDNIATHDNTFTNNAALLRVDNSEAQLKAKEALRRGLGDNYVVALNLAPTTPEWLQKIGAKPMKLGLDLRGGVHFLLEVDMNKAIAQRMETSSTDLRRQFRDNKIKFNSLSLNNNTITVQFANAADREAAMDFLRRNGNEFTQQALATNDGLTLRLNYTPARQQEIESYAVNQNLTTLRNRINELGVAEALVQTQGSNRIVVELPGVQDTAEAKRVLGRTANLEFRLVSDLNDQYIDPYSQQLKGTAPPGTEAFAFQSLDSGRQLLLNRNRILTGERVQNASSGFSQDTGGAEVNITLDTAGGKLMSEATRNAVGKRMAVLFIENKQKISYVTDPKTGTQTEVRTPYTESVVINAATIQAVLGSQFRITGLDSAQEAAELALMLRAGALAAPMYFVEERVIGPSLGQENIDKGVLSTQIGFLLVALWMVVFFRLFGLIANFALVFNLAMILTVMSWIGASLTLPGIAGIVITIGMAVDANVLICERIREEMKWGASPKQAIVAGYDRAYNTIFDSNLTTFLVAFILFAIGTGPIKGFAVTLMIGIICSMFTAITVTRAIVQLIYGKRRNLKKLSI; this is translated from the coding sequence ATGCGTTACCCAGCATGGAAATATCTACTCATCATTGTAGTTCTCGTGATTAGTACTTTATATGCCCTGCCAAGTTTGTATCCAGATGAACCTGCCGTTCAAATTTCTGGTGCCAAAGCCGGTACCCAGATTGATCAAAGCATCTTACAAAAAGCAGAGCAAATTTTAAAAAGTGACAATATTGCAACTCACGATAACACCTTTACCAATAATGCAGCACTTTTACGCGTTGATAACTCTGAAGCACAGTTAAAAGCCAAAGAAGCATTACGTCGTGGTTTAGGTGACAATTATGTTGTTGCATTGAACCTCGCTCCAACTACACCAGAATGGCTACAAAAAATTGGTGCCAAACCAATGAAGTTAGGTCTGGATTTACGTGGTGGTGTTCATTTCTTATTAGAAGTGGATATGAATAAAGCTATTGCACAACGTATGGAGACTTCATCCACAGATCTTCGTCGTCAATTCCGCGATAATAAAATTAAATTTAATAGCCTATCGTTAAACAACAATACGATTACTGTTCAATTTGCCAATGCGGCCGATCGCGAAGCAGCAATGGACTTCTTACGCCGAAATGGTAATGAGTTTACTCAACAAGCACTAGCAACCAATGATGGTCTAACCTTACGATTAAACTACACACCTGCACGTCAACAAGAAATTGAATCTTATGCCGTCAATCAAAACTTAACCACATTACGAAATCGTATTAATGAGTTAGGGGTTGCAGAAGCACTGGTACAAACTCAAGGCAGCAATCGTATTGTAGTTGAATTACCCGGTGTGCAAGATACTGCTGAAGCAAAACGTGTTTTAGGCCGAACTGCAAACCTAGAATTCCGCTTAGTTTCTGATTTAAATGATCAATATATTGACCCTTATAGCCAACAACTCAAAGGTACAGCCCCTCCGGGTACTGAAGCATTTGCTTTTCAGTCTTTAGATAGTGGCCGCCAACTTTTACTCAACCGTAATCGCATCCTAACAGGTGAGCGTGTACAAAATGCATCGAGTGGCTTTAGCCAAGATACTGGAGGTGCCGAAGTTAACATTACTTTGGATACTGCTGGTGGCAAGCTCATGTCCGAGGCAACACGTAATGCCGTGGGTAAACGTATGGCAGTATTGTTCATTGAGAACAAACAAAAAATAAGTTATGTCACTGATCCTAAAACAGGTACACAAACTGAAGTTCGTACACCTTATACTGAATCTGTGGTTATTAATGCCGCAACGATACAGGCCGTGTTGGGATCTCAATTCCGTATCACAGGTTTAGATTCCGCACAAGAAGCGGCTGAATTGGCATTAATGCTACGTGCTGGTGCTTTAGCTGCACCAATGTACTTTGTTGAAGAGCGCGTTATTGGCCCTAGCCTCGGACAGGAAAATATCGACAAAGGCGTATTATCAACACAAATTGGCTTCTTGTTGGTTGCACTCTGGATGGTGGTTTTCTTCCGCCTATTTGGTTTAATTGCCAATTTTGCCTTGGTCTTTAACTTGGCCATGATTTTGACTGTTATGTCTTGGATTGGTGCATCATTAACATTACCGGGTATTGCAGGTATTGTGATTACCATTGGTATGGCCGTCGATGCCAACGTACTGATTTGTGAACGAATACGTGAAGAAATGAAATGGGGAGCCTCGCCCAAACAAGCCATTGTGGCAGGTTATGATCGTGCTTATAACACCATCTTTGACTCAAACTTAACCACCTTTTTAGTTGCATTTATCTTGTTTGCTATCGGTACTGGCCCAATTAAAGGCTTCGCTGTAACACTCATGATTGGTATTATCTGCTCTATGTTTACTGCAATCACAGTAACACGTGCGATTGTCCAACTCATTTATGGTAAACGACGTAACTTGAAAAAGTTGAGCATTTAA
- the yajC gene encoding preprotein translocase subunit YajC, producing the protein MSLFIATAHAAGESAQQPGLMANLLMIAVFVAIFYFLIWRPQAKRTKEHRALVQSLGVGSEVVFAGGLMGKITKIEGDFAVVELSRGVEVKVQRASVVSVLPEGTLNSL; encoded by the coding sequence ATGAGCCTTTTTATTGCTACTGCTCATGCTGCTGGTGAATCAGCACAACAACCCGGCCTAATGGCTAACTTACTGATGATTGCTGTTTTTGTTGCAATTTTCTATTTTTTAATTTGGCGCCCTCAAGCAAAACGTACCAAGGAACATCGTGCATTAGTACAAAGCCTTGGGGTAGGTAGTGAAGTGGTATTTGCTGGTGGCCTAATGGGGAAAATTACGAAAATTGAAGGTGACTTTGCAGTTGTTGAGTTAAGCCGTGGCGTGGAAGTAAAAGTACAACGTGCCAGCGTTGTATCGGTTCTTCCTGAAGGCACTCTTAATAGTCTTTAA
- the tgt gene encoding tRNA guanosine(34) transglycosylase Tgt, with protein sequence MKFEKLAQSGRARRGRLTLEHGVVETPVFMPVGTYGTVKGMLPRDIEEIKAQIILGNTFHLYLRPGLEVIKEHGGLHEFMKWDKPILTDSGGFQVFSLGAMRKIKEEGVTFRSPIDGSKVFLSPEISMEIQKVLNSDIVMIFDECTPYPASHEEAQKSLQLSLRWAKRCKQHHHQALKNTNALFGIIQGGMYEDLRDESLNGLLEIGFDGYAIGGLSVGEPKEEMIKVLDYLPKKMPADKPRYLMGVGKPEDIVEGIRRGVDMFDCVMPSRNARNGHYFVTDGLVRIRNSQYRHDQGPLDPHCDCYTCKNFSRAYLFHLEKCGEMLGSMLGTIHNLRYYQRFTQDIRDALDQGTFDAFVEDFYTRRGLEVPPCPED encoded by the coding sequence ATGAAGTTTGAAAAGTTGGCTCAGTCTGGTCGTGCTCGACGTGGCCGTTTAACACTTGAACATGGTGTTGTAGAAACACCTGTATTTATGCCTGTTGGAACTTATGGCACTGTTAAAGGCATGTTGCCAAGAGATATTGAAGAAATTAAAGCACAAATTATTTTGGGTAATACCTTCCATCTCTATCTTCGCCCTGGCCTAGAAGTGATTAAAGAGCATGGCGGCTTACATGAGTTTATGAAATGGGACAAACCTATTTTAACCGATTCAGGTGGTTTCCAAGTCTTTAGCTTAGGCGCAATGCGTAAAATCAAAGAAGAAGGGGTAACTTTCCGCTCGCCAATTGATGGTTCAAAAGTATTTCTTTCTCCTGAAATTTCCATGGAAATCCAGAAGGTTTTAAATTCAGATATCGTCATGATTTTTGATGAATGTACCCCCTATCCTGCCAGCCATGAAGAAGCACAAAAATCCTTGCAACTTTCCTTACGTTGGGCAAAGCGATGCAAACAACACCATCACCAAGCGTTAAAAAATACCAATGCCCTATTTGGTATTATTCAGGGTGGTATGTATGAAGACTTACGTGATGAATCATTAAATGGTTTGCTTGAAATTGGCTTCGATGGCTACGCCATTGGAGGGTTATCTGTGGGCGAACCTAAAGAAGAGATGATCAAGGTTTTAGACTATCTACCGAAAAAAATGCCTGCAGACAAGCCACGCTATCTAATGGGTGTAGGTAAACCTGAAGATATCGTGGAAGGAATTCGTCGTGGTGTCGATATGTTCGACTGTGTGATGCCATCACGTAATGCACGTAATGGACATTACTTTGTAACCGATGGTCTTGTCCGTATTCGCAATAGTCAATATCGTCATGATCAAGGTCCACTAGATCCACATTGTGATTGCTATACCTGCAAAAACTTTAGCCGCGCCTACCTTTTTCATCTAGAAAAATGTGGAGAAATGCTAGGTTCCATGCTGGGAACAATTCATAATCTGCGTTATTACCAACGATTCACTCAAGATATTCGTGATGCTTTAGATCAAGGTACTTTTGATGCTTTTGTTGAAGACTTTTATACGCGTCGTGGATTAGAAGTCCCACCTTGTCCAGAAGATTAA
- the queA gene encoding tRNA preQ1(34) S-adenosylmethionine ribosyltransferase-isomerase QueA: MQLSDFNFDLPDELIARYPLETRSASRLLHLNAQGHYQDHHFTDLIDLLAPGDLLVLNDTKVMKARLKGKRATGGAVEILVERINDQFIAHCHIKASNSPKAGAELFIGDDKVKVTVTGRHENLFIVEFSQPILTVLDQYGALPIPPYFNREAEDIDTVRYQTVFNDPTKLASVAAPTASLHFDQNLLDQLASKGIQTTFVTLHVGAGTFLPVRTDDIKNHIMHSEWCEVSDAAMQCIKETKARGNQVIAVGTTATRATESAAQANGGELKGWTGDTQIFIYPGYEFKVVDRLITNFHLPESTLLMLVSALSNRENILTAYQHAIAEKYRFFSYGDAMLIDRFLP, encoded by the coding sequence ATGCAACTTTCAGACTTTAATTTTGATCTTCCGGATGAACTCATTGCGCGTTACCCACTTGAAACACGCAGTGCATCACGACTGTTACATCTTAATGCTCAAGGACACTATCAAGATCATCACTTTACTGACCTTATTGACCTATTAGCACCTGGTGATTTATTGGTGCTCAATGACACCAAAGTAATGAAGGCTCGCTTAAAAGGGAAGCGTGCTACAGGTGGTGCTGTCGAAATACTGGTTGAGCGTATCAACGATCAATTTATTGCACATTGCCATATCAAGGCAAGTAACTCACCTAAAGCAGGTGCTGAACTCTTTATTGGTGATGATAAAGTTAAAGTCACCGTTACAGGTCGCCACGAAAATTTATTTATTGTTGAATTTTCTCAACCTATTCTAACGGTTTTAGATCAATATGGCGCCTTACCGATTCCACCCTACTTTAATCGTGAAGCAGAAGATATTGATACTGTTCGCTATCAAACTGTTTTTAATGATCCAACCAAATTGGCCAGTGTCGCAGCACCAACAGCAAGCTTACACTTTGACCAAAACTTATTAGATCAATTGGCAAGTAAAGGTATTCAAACCACTTTTGTCACGCTACATGTCGGTGCTGGTACCTTTTTACCTGTACGCACTGATGATATTAAAAATCATATTATGCATAGTGAATGGTGTGAAGTTTCTGATGCAGCGATGCAATGTATTAAAGAAACTAAAGCACGTGGTAATCAAGTCATTGCCGTAGGTACCACCGCAACACGTGCCACCGAAAGTGCTGCTCAAGCCAATGGTGGTGAACTGAAAGGCTGGACAGGTGATACACAAATTTTTATTTATCCAGGCTATGAATTTAAAGTCGTTGATCGCTTAATCACCAATTTTCATTTACCTGAATCTACCTTACTGATGCTCGTTTCGGCATTATCCAATCGTGAAAATATTCTCACAGCCTATCAACATGCCATTGCTGAAAAATATCGTTTCTTTAGTTATGGTGATGCTATGTTAATTGATCGGTTTTTACCTTAA
- a CDS encoding HAMP domain-containing sensor histidine kinase yields the protein MQVKLLENGEEREQLSSCNLSLLLGVLTEDNRIANFLNFACEYLKINHAIWCFKEEPYGWYFSQQNCQACVIAPCDDLDDLDALFDNDLYIDQYHPKYEKISNYFNCLGVCHSRFVLIALKHQYQTIGHVILFDDQAHHYDTQQLPVILEFIKNLMHILELRQECSELKEVYEQQSALNFSKTKFFQIIAHDLRAPFHGLLGFSEVLAQERHTLDQNGIQDIADYLFDTAQSTYHLLESLLNWAMAEGGRFVCHPINFDLFQSSQIVMDVLGGLAINKNIKLINNIPKNMNVYADINMITSVLQNLVSNALKFTPVDCFGEVILSAEEHNTHIHISVYDRGLGMSKVQIERLFEPKLTVSIHKGTGGEKGAGLGLVLCKRFIDLNQGTISVVSQEGQGTIFKVSLPKAQVLHKAFA from the coding sequence ATACAGGTGAAATTATTAGAAAATGGTGAGGAAAGAGAACAATTAAGTAGCTGTAATTTGTCTTTATTACTTGGTGTGCTTACAGAGGATAATCGTATCGCTAATTTTTTAAATTTTGCTTGTGAATATTTAAAGATCAATCATGCTATTTGGTGTTTTAAAGAAGAACCTTATGGGTGGTATTTTTCTCAACAAAACTGTCAGGCCTGTGTGATCGCGCCATGTGATGATTTGGATGATTTGGATGCTTTGTTTGATAATGATTTATATATTGATCAATATCATCCTAAATATGAGAAAATTTCTAATTATTTTAATTGCTTAGGGGTTTGCCACTCACGTTTTGTCTTAATTGCATTAAAACATCAATACCAAACCATTGGACATGTAATTTTATTTGATGATCAAGCACATCATTATGATACTCAACAACTTCCTGTGATTTTAGAGTTTATAAAAAACTTGATGCATATTCTTGAATTACGTCAAGAGTGTAGTGAATTAAAAGAAGTATATGAACAGCAATCTGCACTTAACTTTAGTAAAACGAAGTTTTTTCAAATTATTGCCCATGATTTAAGGGCGCCTTTTCATGGTTTATTGGGTTTTTCTGAGGTGTTGGCTCAAGAGCGGCATACGCTGGATCAAAATGGTATTCAGGATATTGCAGATTATTTATTTGATACGGCACAATCTACCTATCATTTATTAGAAAGCCTATTAAATTGGGCAATGGCAGAGGGCGGTCGTTTTGTTTGTCATCCCATTAATTTTGATTTATTTCAATCGAGTCAAATTGTCATGGATGTTTTGGGTGGTTTAGCTATAAATAAAAATATAAAACTCATCAATAATATACCTAAAAATATGAATGTTTATGCTGATATTAATATGATTACCTCTGTGTTACAGAATCTGGTTTCAAATGCACTTAAATTTACGCCAGTGGACTGCTTTGGCGAAGTGATTTTATCTGCTGAAGAGCATAATACGCATATTCACATTTCGGTTTACGATCGTGGATTAGGGATGTCTAAAGTACAAATTGAGCGTTTATTTGAACCTAAACTGACTGTGAGTATACATAAAGGGACAGGCGGTGAAAAAGGTGCAGGCTTGGGATTGGTGTTGTGCAAACGATTTATTGATTTAAATCAAGGTACGATTTCGGTTGTATCACAAGAAGGTCAGGGTACAATTTTTAAAGTAAGCTTGCCTAAAGCACAGGTTCTTCATAAGGCATTTGCATAA
- the glnE gene encoding bifunctional [glutamate--ammonia ligase]-adenylyl-L-tyrosine phosphorylase/[glutamate--ammonia-ligase] adenylyltransferase — MNVEQLKKTLRASQYAEQIVEKHKILLEEDYKKDHFATALTRHQLSQMIESTLQGIVDEVIWMREIRILRARLMFRWIWQDANQLTNVVQLTQELSDFADLALCVAKDFARIPLVQKYGEPIGYSGHLQDLIIIAMGKHGAQELNLSSDIDLIFAFDEQGETNGRKCIEVQQFCILWGQKLIYLLDHITAEGFVFRVDMRLRPWGDGSALAISYAALEKYLSQHGREWERYAWIKARIVTGGKEGQQLLKMTRPFVFRKYVDYTAFEAMREMKAMIEREVQRRNIEDDIKLGAGGIREIEFIVQVFQLIYGGSKLELQDRQCLVSLHHLGETELLDPNVVIELEDAYLFLRRVEHAIQALNDQQTQSLPTETDLRQRMIDTLGYLSWDDFLTVLNQKREKVIFQFEHLIKEKETEPLVNSFSQIEQQLNDVLDENAKNLVYEFWHGHALKKLPAKAIQRLKIFWPHLIEAILHSDNPQIALVRLMPLVESVLRRTVYLVMLIESKGALQRLVKMATVSPWICEELTHYPVLLDEFLSMDFELPKRQDLEDSLRQQLLRIEIDQIEDQMRVLRLFKKSNVLTVAASDVLAESPLMKVSDALTDIAEVTVNATLHLAYEMIAKKHGYPVDAEGQRCTLDRMAFTVIGYGKVGGIELGYGSDLDLVFIHYMDEQADTNGQKQISSFEFAMRVAQKFMSLMTTQTLDGRVYEIDTRLRPSGDAGLLVTSLKAFEQYQFKNAWLWEHQALVRARSIAGEKSLRAKFELLRCKILTLPREETLVREEVLKMRQKMKDHLGSSKEQKKEGIFHLKQDAGGIVDIEFMAQYAVLAWSGSNPDLAHYSDNVRILEDAAKANCLSSSDATALIQAYLRERAESHRLALANQSMQVNAAQWHSTREVVCKLWQRLIDPSAEFALDKNDCV; from the coding sequence ATGAATGTAGAACAATTGAAAAAAACATTACGTGCCAGTCAATATGCTGAGCAAATTGTTGAAAAGCATAAAATATTATTGGAAGAAGATTATAAAAAAGATCACTTTGCCACAGCATTAACCCGTCATCAATTAAGTCAAATGATTGAATCAACTTTACAGGGTATTGTTGATGAGGTGATTTGGATGCGTGAAATACGCATTTTACGTGCACGTTTAATGTTTCGCTGGATTTGGCAGGATGCCAATCAGTTGACCAATGTTGTTCAATTGACACAGGAACTTTCTGATTTTGCAGATCTTGCTTTATGCGTAGCAAAAGATTTTGCACGTATTCCTTTGGTTCAAAAATATGGAGAACCGATAGGTTATAGTGGGCATTTGCAAGATTTAATTATTATTGCGATGGGTAAGCATGGTGCACAAGAACTGAATTTATCTAGTGATATTGATTTGATTTTTGCTTTTGATGAACAAGGCGAAACCAATGGGCGTAAATGTATTGAGGTACAGCAGTTTTGTATTTTATGGGGGCAAAAACTCATTTATTTATTGGATCATATCACGGCTGAAGGCTTTGTTTTTCGGGTGGATATGCGTTTGCGTCCTTGGGGAGATGGTTCCGCATTGGCAATTAGTTATGCCGCTTTAGAAAAATATTTAAGTCAGCATGGACGTGAATGGGAGCGCTATGCATGGATTAAAGCACGTATTGTGACTGGTGGAAAAGAGGGACAACAATTATTAAAAATGACCCGTCCTTTTGTCTTTCGTAAGTATGTCGATTATACCGCTTTTGAAGCTATGCGTGAAATGAAAGCCATGATCGAACGTGAAGTACAACGTCGTAATATTGAGGATGATATTAAGCTCGGTGCTGGTGGAATTCGGGAAATTGAGTTTATTGTACAAGTCTTTCAGCTTATTTATGGTGGCTCAAAATTAGAGTTACAAGATCGCCAATGCTTAGTCAGTTTACATCATTTGGGTGAAACTGAGCTGTTAGATCCGAATGTTGTGATTGAGCTAGAAGATGCATATTTATTTTTACGTCGAGTTGAGCATGCTATTCAGGCCTTAAATGATCAACAAACACAATCTTTGCCTACTGAAACAGATTTGCGCCAACGGATGATTGATACATTGGGTTATCTGTCATGGGATGATTTTTTAACCGTCTTAAATCAAAAACGTGAAAAAGTGATTTTTCAATTTGAGCATTTGATTAAGGAAAAAGAAACTGAACCTTTGGTCAATAGTTTTTCTCAAATAGAACAACAGCTCAATGATGTTTTAGATGAAAATGCTAAGAATTTAGTGTATGAATTTTGGCATGGTCATGCATTAAAGAAGTTACCCGCAAAAGCAATCCAGCGTTTAAAAATATTTTGGCCACATCTGATTGAAGCTATTTTACATTCAGATAATCCACAAATTGCACTAGTGCGTTTGATGCCTTTGGTTGAATCTGTACTGCGTCGAACAGTGTATTTAGTGATGTTGATTGAAAGTAAGGGTGCATTGCAGCGTTTAGTTAAAATGGCAACCGTCAGCCCTTGGATCTGTGAAGAGTTAACACATTACCCAGTATTATTGGATGAGTTTTTATCCATGGATTTTGAGTTACCTAAACGTCAGGATTTAGAAGATTCATTACGCCAACAATTATTACGGATTGAAATTGATCAAATTGAAGATCAAATGCGTGTTTTACGATTATTTAAAAAATCCAATGTATTAACTGTGGCGGCCAGTGATGTATTGGCAGAAAGTCCATTAATGAAAGTCTCTGATGCCCTAACCGATATTGCCGAAGTTACGGTCAATGCAACCTTACATTTAGCTTATGAAATGATTGCAAAAAAACATGGTTATCCTGTAGATGCAGAGGGACAGCGTTGTACCCTAGATCGCATGGCATTTACTGTGATTGGTTACGGTAAGGTTGGTGGAATTGAGTTGGGTTATGGCTCAGATCTTGATTTGGTTTTTATCCATTATATGGATGAGCAGGCTGATACCAATGGTCAAAAACAAATCAGTTCGTTTGAGTTTGCGATGCGTGTAGCACAGAAATTTATGTCATTGATGACCACACAGACATTAGATGGGCGTGTCTATGAAATTGATACCCGTTTACGTCCCTCTGGTGATGCGGGGTTGTTGGTGACCAGTTTAAAGGCTTTTGAGCAATATCAATTTAAAAATGCATGGCTTTGGGAACATCAAGCATTGGTTCGTGCCAGATCAATTGCGGGAGAAAAAAGTTTACGTGCTAAATTTGAATTATTACGCTGTAAAATTCTGACCTTACCACGAGAAGAAACTTTAGTGCGCGAAGAAGTATTAAAAATGCGTCAAAAAATGAAAGATCATCTTGGTTCATCGAAAGAACAGAAAAAAGAAGGAATTTTTCATTTAAAACAGGATGCAGGAGGTATCGTTGATATCGAATTTATGGCACAGTATGCAGTATTGGCATGGAGTGGGTCGAATCCTGATCTCGCCCATTACTCCGACAACGTAAGAATCCTTGAGGATGCCGCAAAAGCAAATTGCTTATCCAGCAGCGACGCGACAGCATTGATTCAAGCTTATCTTCGTGAACGCGCCGAGAGTCACCGCTTAGCCCTTGCAAATCAATCCATGCAAGTGAATGCTGCGCAGTGGCATAGTACCCGAGAGGTCGTTTGCAAGCTATGGCAAAGATTAATAGATCCAAGTGCAGAATTTGCGTTGGATAAGAATGACTGTGTATAA